The Dehalococcoidia bacterium genome contains a region encoding:
- a CDS encoding PHP domain-containing protein, with translation MPRLRADLHTHSHYSRDSVLSPEAYVQACIRKGITCAAVTDHNEIEGAIVIARLAEKMAPGKLKVITGEEIKTRDGEIIGLFLKELVPRGMSAEETVRAIKEQGGVATIPHPFDVFRRNVIKRDVLDRIVPLVDAVEGYNCRNILPQHDTRAREVAAAAGKPFSVGSDSHSRWEMGGVHMEMDDFETPEEFVQALARGRVSFRRSLPMVHWISTYAKARWRLGLRPSYPHSVPRGPGDGVRQEQAVQADATRDRGP, from the coding sequence ATGCCCCGCCTTCGTGCCGACCTTCACACCCATAGCCACTACTCGCGCGACTCCGTCCTGTCGCCGGAGGCGTACGTCCAGGCATGCATCCGCAAGGGGATCACCTGCGCCGCCGTCACCGACCACAACGAGATCGAGGGCGCCATCGTGATCGCGCGCCTCGCGGAGAAGATGGCGCCGGGTAAGCTGAAGGTGATAACGGGGGAGGAGATCAAGACCCGCGACGGCGAGATCATCGGCCTCTTCCTGAAAGAGCTTGTCCCGCGGGGCATGAGCGCCGAGGAGACGGTCCGCGCGATCAAGGAGCAGGGCGGCGTGGCCACGATCCCGCACCCCTTCGACGTCTTCCGGCGAAACGTGATCAAGCGCGACGTCCTTGACCGGATCGTGCCGCTGGTCGATGCGGTCGAGGGCTACAACTGCCGCAACATTCTCCCCCAGCACGACACCCGGGCCCGCGAGGTGGCGGCCGCGGCGGGCAAGCCTTTCAGCGTCGGGTCAGACTCGCACTCCCGCTGGGAGATGGGCGGCGTGCACATGGAGATGGATGACTTCGAGACGCCGGAGGAGTTCGTCCAGGCGCTGGCGCGCGGGCGCGTGAGCTTCCGGCGCTCGCTGCCGATGGTGCACTGGATCAGCACCTACGCGAAGGCGCGCTGGCGCCTCGGGCTGCGGCCGAGCTATCCCCACTCCGTGCCTCGAGGACCCGGCGACGGTGTCCGGCAGGAGCAGGCCGTTCAGGCTGACGCCACCAGAGACCGCGGGCCATGA
- the xseB gene encoding exodeoxyribonuclease VII small subunit, with amino-acid sequence MAGPKARQSFEELYRQLEETVSKLEQGGLSLDDSLEAYEAAVTLARQCQRLLDEAELRITKLRESFQVAEPSIEYDAGATAEEEE; translated from the coding sequence ATGGCAGGGCCAAAGGCCAGACAGTCGTTCGAAGAGCTATACAGGCAACTCGAGGAGACGGTATCGAAGCTGGAACAGGGCGGCCTCAGCCTCGACGATTCCCTCGAGGCCTACGAGGCCGCCGTGACCCTTGCCCGCCAGTGCCAGCGCCTGCTCGACGAAGCCGAGCTCCGCATCACGAAGTTGCGTGAGAGCTTTCAGGTCGCCGAGCCGTCAATCGAATACGATGCCGGTGCGACTGCCGAGGAGGAGGAGTGA